The following coding sequences are from one Mycobacterium bourgelatii window:
- a CDS encoding beta-ketoacyl [acyl carrier protein] synthase domain-containing protein, with protein MSHNDTADPVVISGIAVEAPGGIDTPAALWSALTESRELLRPFPRDRGWPVDDLLSPRDGWVRVCDSGGFLDGAGDFDPVMFGLTPLEALVMHPQQRVAMRTAWKALENAGINPGALDGDEAGVFIGLSMTEYSTPGSVADDYTGFRTVGIGQLGAAGRISHCFGLTGPSISLDTACASSLTALQLATTSVREGECEWALAGGVCVLGAPTAFYEFARLHALSNDGHCRVYADDASGTVWGEGAGMVLVEHESRARRLGHRIYGRILAIRNNHNGKGKPILVPRVGAQAQLMNKTIDAAGIDPVDIGMIEGHGTGTLAGDPVELIALFKTYGAAGCEALIGSIKSNAGHAQAASGMLGLVKLLLAGQRGHIPPTLFSDNPTKTVDWDSVGLRLATKVHPWEPKDGVRYGAVSSFGAGGANAHAIIAMPDGGRE; from the coding sequence GTGAGCCACAACGACACTGCCGACCCGGTCGTCATTTCCGGAATCGCGGTTGAGGCTCCCGGAGGCATCGACACTCCTGCCGCGCTCTGGTCGGCGCTGACCGAGTCACGGGAACTGCTGCGCCCCTTTCCCCGCGACCGCGGCTGGCCCGTCGACGACCTGCTATCGCCGCGGGACGGCTGGGTCCGAGTTTGCGATTCGGGCGGGTTCCTGGACGGCGCAGGGGATTTCGATCCGGTCATGTTCGGTCTCACCCCGCTGGAAGCCCTGGTCATGCATCCCCAGCAACGAGTGGCGATGCGGACGGCCTGGAAGGCGCTGGAAAATGCGGGAATCAATCCCGGCGCCCTGGACGGCGACGAGGCCGGTGTCTTTATCGGCCTTTCAATGACGGAGTACTCGACCCCCGGCTCCGTAGCCGACGACTACACCGGGTTTCGGACAGTCGGGATCGGACAACTCGGGGCCGCCGGGCGAATCTCGCACTGCTTCGGCTTGACCGGTCCCTCAATATCTCTCGACACGGCGTGCGCGTCCTCACTCACCGCGCTGCAATTGGCCACCACCTCGGTGCGGGAGGGCGAATGCGAGTGGGCGCTTGCGGGCGGCGTATGCGTGCTGGGGGCACCGACGGCGTTTTACGAGTTCGCTCGACTCCACGCCCTATCCAATGATGGGCATTGCCGGGTCTACGCCGACGACGCCAGCGGCACGGTGTGGGGCGAGGGCGCCGGGATGGTGCTGGTCGAGCACGAATCACGCGCCCGCCGACTCGGACACCGGATCTACGGACGGATCCTGGCAATCCGCAACAACCACAACGGCAAGGGCAAGCCGATCCTCGTCCCGCGGGTGGGCGCGCAGGCGCAGCTGATGAACAAGACAATCGACGCGGCGGGCATCGATCCGGTCGATATCGGAATGATCGAGGGCCATGGCACCGGGACCCTAGCGGGAGATCCGGTGGAACTGATCGCGTTGTTCAAGACTTACGGCGCCGCGGGATGCGAAGCGCTGATCGGTTCGATCAAGTCGAATGCCGGACACGCGCAGGCGGCCTCGGGAATGCTTGGATTGGTCAAGCTGCTGCTCGCCGGTCAGCGCGGCCACATTCCGCCAACCCTGTTCTCGGACAACCCAACCAAGACGGTGGACTGGGACTCGGTAGGCCTGCGCCTGGCCACCAAGGTGCACCCGTGGGAGCCCAAAGACGGCGTCCGTTACGGCGCGGTGTCCTCCTTCGGGGCTGGCGGCGCCAATGCACACGCCATCATCGCCATGCCCGACGGTGGGCGGGAGTGA
- the nbtC gene encoding nocobactin polyketide synthase NbtC: MRNGIPLTYRLPNRAIPVLLSADTPQLLSREAEALLAYAADHSEVTPQAVADMLFRTRLARRHRALAIVTDRAEFLAALGAIADDREHHSVIRAEAAARRPAYVFPGQGGQRPGMGKLFYEAIPAFREEADRCAAAFAAEFDDSPLNYLLDEDFPAQDDAATVQPALFIQMAALAAMWRSFGIQPHAVIGHSQGEIAAAYVAGLVSLADAVSVVGIRARAADEFAADDYAMAVIAADRDTCEDLLARSSGWAQLSVVNSPNMTGISGDRESVLGIVDALAERGTFARVIRVQYPAHTSLINQLGDKVRASAQRKLQNTRFLDTEIDCLGATLGGPIPADVPADQYWFWNLRNTVRFDKAISAAAQRGIDTFVELAEHPTLQLAIQENLAASADGDDVRAGLVVGTSQRTATNLDEFTRSLAQLAVHDLNYRWECLGTEYGGGNGPIPLPLIDFPNAQMNESYLWMPYDLNWRSAATTAAAQEDQEDEPADELEREVSPRLFVEEWIRLSQRSLVPPRAIGIVDYTGRCSALVDGLCAAAAEVGASARVLDGESGGAGADLNTLVILVPSSPKLDVDAAADEVAAFFGNRAWWPALPDSVTDCWLVTVGGEAVVAEDAPPDLVQAAAAAGFRSVGAEYPGVGFRHLDLPAAATDSASAQAILSAVHTGEEPELAFRDGGLYAKRIVDGQGALDDSAPDRSPEHVLIIGGTGNLGLEFCDHYARRGARQITLVSRSGETAAVADRLRQIRSATSALIQVASCDVGDHAAVARLAAEHQDRPADLIIHAAVNYSAVDFHDVTVEAADQALRAKVVGAWRVLNEFPRTNNCRVVLCSSARATIGGRGQVVYAAANRMLDAMAHQLRAAGLDCAAVQWGQWTVHFDLDAANTAALEAIGVIPMTPAAALAVGMRPLRSNAIVLAFNFARARPILEAFGYGPLISRLDFDDIDEPVTGPDDQDVPERLLDLLAQAIGTDRAEAIDTTAPMVALGLDSLQALELRRRVRIEFNHDLEVADLLGGASLADVLAKLGGQAV; this comes from the coding sequence ATGAGAAATGGAATCCCGCTCACCTACCGGCTGCCCAATCGGGCCATTCCCGTGCTGTTGTCGGCGGATACCCCGCAGCTGCTGAGCCGAGAGGCCGAGGCGCTGCTGGCCTATGCGGCGGACCACTCGGAGGTGACGCCGCAGGCGGTCGCCGACATGCTGTTTCGCACCCGGCTTGCCCGACGGCACCGCGCGCTGGCCATCGTGACCGACCGAGCCGAGTTTCTCGCTGCCCTAGGGGCCATTGCCGATGACCGCGAACATCATTCGGTGATCCGTGCCGAAGCCGCCGCGCGCCGGCCTGCGTATGTCTTTCCCGGGCAGGGTGGCCAACGCCCCGGGATGGGCAAGCTTTTCTATGAAGCGATCCCGGCGTTCCGCGAAGAGGCAGACAGGTGCGCTGCCGCATTCGCCGCCGAGTTCGACGACTCCCCGCTGAATTACCTTCTCGACGAAGACTTCCCGGCGCAAGACGACGCGGCCACGGTCCAGCCCGCGTTGTTCATCCAAATGGCCGCCCTGGCGGCAATGTGGCGGTCGTTCGGAATCCAACCGCACGCCGTCATCGGGCACAGCCAAGGTGAGATCGCGGCGGCCTATGTGGCCGGCTTGGTTTCGTTGGCCGATGCGGTCAGCGTTGTCGGCATTCGCGCTCGCGCCGCCGACGAGTTCGCCGCCGACGATTACGCCATGGCGGTGATCGCCGCCGACCGTGACACCTGCGAGGACCTGCTGGCCCGCAGTTCGGGGTGGGCGCAGCTGTCGGTGGTCAATTCACCGAACATGACCGGGATTTCGGGCGACCGGGAATCCGTGCTAGGCATTGTGGATGCGCTCGCCGAGCGAGGCACCTTCGCCCGGGTCATCCGGGTGCAGTATCCCGCGCACACCAGCTTGATCAACCAGCTCGGCGACAAGGTGCGCGCGTCGGCCCAGCGCAAGCTGCAGAACACGCGATTCCTCGACACCGAGATCGACTGCCTGGGCGCCACCCTCGGCGGCCCGATCCCTGCGGACGTCCCGGCCGACCAGTATTGGTTCTGGAACCTGCGCAACACCGTTCGATTCGACAAGGCGATTTCCGCTGCGGCGCAACGGGGCATCGACACGTTCGTTGAACTGGCCGAGCATCCCACGCTGCAACTGGCGATCCAGGAGAATCTTGCCGCCTCGGCCGACGGGGACGATGTTCGTGCGGGCCTGGTGGTCGGCACGTCTCAGCGAACCGCAACGAATCTCGACGAGTTCACCCGCAGTCTTGCGCAACTCGCCGTCCATGACCTGAATTACCGGTGGGAGTGCCTGGGCACCGAATACGGCGGCGGCAACGGCCCAATTCCGTTGCCGTTGATCGATTTCCCTAACGCCCAGATGAATGAGTCCTACCTGTGGATGCCGTACGACCTCAACTGGCGTTCTGCGGCGACGACCGCAGCGGCGCAGGAGGACCAGGAAGACGAACCCGCCGATGAGCTGGAGCGTGAGGTCAGTCCGCGCCTGTTTGTCGAGGAGTGGATCCGGCTGTCGCAGCGCTCGCTCGTCCCGCCGCGCGCCATCGGCATCGTTGATTACACGGGCAGATGCTCCGCGCTGGTCGACGGCCTCTGCGCTGCGGCCGCGGAGGTCGGAGCCTCGGCACGCGTTCTCGACGGCGAAAGCGGCGGCGCGGGAGCCGATCTCAACACGCTGGTCATCCTCGTCCCGTCCTCGCCCAAACTAGACGTCGATGCCGCCGCGGATGAGGTCGCCGCTTTCTTTGGGAACCGGGCGTGGTGGCCGGCGCTTCCCGACTCGGTTACCGATTGCTGGTTGGTGACCGTTGGTGGCGAAGCGGTGGTCGCCGAGGACGCGCCACCGGATCTGGTGCAAGCCGCGGCCGCCGCGGGATTCCGCAGCGTCGGCGCCGAGTATCCGGGGGTGGGATTTCGTCATCTCGATCTTCCTGCCGCAGCGACGGACTCAGCCTCGGCGCAGGCGATCCTGTCGGCGGTGCACACCGGCGAGGAGCCGGAATTGGCATTCCGCGACGGCGGCCTCTACGCGAAGCGCATTGTCGACGGTCAGGGCGCGCTGGACGATTCGGCCCCCGACCGAAGTCCTGAACACGTCCTCATCATCGGCGGGACCGGGAACCTCGGGCTGGAATTCTGCGATCACTATGCCCGCCGGGGGGCGCGGCAGATCACGCTGGTGAGCAGATCGGGCGAGACTGCTGCCGTGGCGGATCGGTTGCGGCAGATTCGTTCGGCGACTTCAGCCCTCATCCAGGTGGCCAGCTGTGATGTGGGTGACCATGCCGCCGTCGCACGACTGGCGGCGGAACACCAAGACCGCCCGGCGGACCTGATAATCCATGCGGCCGTGAACTATTCGGCCGTCGACTTCCACGACGTCACCGTCGAGGCGGCCGACCAGGCGTTGCGGGCCAAGGTCGTCGGCGCCTGGCGGGTGCTGAACGAGTTCCCCCGCACCAACAACTGCCGTGTCGTGCTCTGCTCGTCGGCCCGGGCAACGATCGGCGGGCGCGGGCAGGTCGTCTACGCGGCGGCCAATCGCATGCTCGACGCCATGGCACACCAGTTGCGCGCCGCGGGCCTGGACTGCGCCGCAGTGCAATGGGGCCAGTGGACAGTGCATTTCGATCTCGATGCCGCCAATACCGCGGCGCTCGAGGCCATCGGCGTCATCCCCATGACCCCCGCTGCGGCCCTGGCGGTAGGCATGCGGCCACTGCGCAGCAATGCCATCGTGTTGGCGTTCAACTTCGCGCGGGCCCGGCCGATCCTCGAAGCATTCGGCTACGGCCCGTTGATCTCTCGGCTTGACTTCGACGACATCGACGAGCCGGTAACCGGCCCGGACGACCAGGATGTGCCGGAACGGTTGCTGGACCTGCTGGCACAAGCCATCGGCACGGATCGGGCCGAGGCGATCGACACCACCGCACCGATGGTGGCACTCGGTCTGGACTCGTTGCAGGCGTTGGAGTTACGCCGTCGGGTCAGGATCGAGTTCAATCACGACCTGGAGGTTGCTGACCTCCTCGGCGGCGCCTCCCTTGCCGACGTCCTGGCCAAACTGGGCGGTCAGGCGGTCTGA
- a CDS encoding AMP-binding protein — translation MSTADTWVDRIPLSRSQQNLYNGVLQDGDPALYLIGKKYRFHPLPLPGFLAALEAMVCENPVQLCVLEAPTTAEDYPHLVPRLQFGDIVRVRAGDQVHTADGDFELQRTWASGILDTALVRYSVWTDERGDVSSLDVHAHHIVVDGGATGIIEADLARHLARHLAGETYEPHSPAAGLVKLAEAHRRERAKVEESLGRVADAVQRELTEDTRLGMQGQGTSGAPGAAAKGVLRETVTVSGGAFDAILRLSESEQVPLNVLVATAAVAVDASMRQSTETLLVHAVDNRFADPALNVATCLVNSVAHPVRFAPFVSVRDVVRTVDRGYVKAVRRRWLREEHYRRMYLAINRTAHVEALTLNFIRETCAPALRPFLTEAPLATDIGPVEGMTVATVLDEEQRALNLAIWDRADLPEPTTEPRVADRIAAALEAMVRLWDQPIAMAVNDWFRVGADGSLDQSSTAIEATPPAPSWFVAAGPRVNQTLARRPAIHRWVAWLVQNGSMPGDIIVLTDDNTDTTVDCLIACHLAGCGYSICDTSDQLPLRANAIAEHVEGATTHVVDVTAVRLPEALDDDLSVLADERIRQVAQDPSLGAKTAYVMPTSGSTGQPKLVRVSHGSLALFCAAVTESYGWGQQDTVMQCAPLTSDISVEEIFGAAFCGAELVRTTAMKSGDFDGLARDLTAKDITVVDLPTAVWHLLCEDGNAMDAIGQSRLRQIVIGGEAVRSAAVDKWLNSAAASGVSLVSSYGPTETTVVVTYLPITSDGAITTPTARLRLGRPIVPDTVFLAFGEVVIVGDLVSDGYLGVDDRNFGTVTTSDGSRLRAFATADRVILDDDGFPVFAGRKDDVVKVSGKRVDIAEIAKRISANPAVSDVAVELHNARLGVWFETARTREAAEDAETAARIRHVLLSSAVSSFFVVGVPNIPRKPNGKVDSDQLRTMPQLADAVRADTDADEKAVGLAQVWSRHLGTVIQPSSSLLAEGIGSLDLIRILPDTRRFLGHQVSILDLISADTAANLVADMAAARGADAWMDSETAAQIARDLEGVRAPAASVEPGRGSAEAILVLGASGILGTGFAGAILDLKRSGARCPDVVLAARSELCEHDPWVALRDVDGVRVERLPADLGAAEVAALLRDCNAGTVINCIGNTNVLVPYRDLRPANVELVSALVDVCAKRGVRLVHLSTFVVGADVTAPEVTDPRNAPYPYAASKSLAELVVAGAAEALDFTIVRLPRVLGEDYQLRDSTDILVSVADACAALGAYPALTLTEEVTTGRAVAAAILGLVPEVSGATELGRGIAVARGEAVNYAGLLSGFAPDELDVAEWKRRLDDSDWAKSNPRRWSVVDGWVSLGMRMGARSYAEYLADYPTLPLGLETVTELVAQPQPIATLLAQRFQTA, via the coding sequence ATGAGCACGGCTGACACCTGGGTGGACCGGATTCCGCTGAGCAGGTCGCAACAGAACCTCTACAACGGGGTGCTGCAGGACGGCGACCCGGCGCTGTACCTGATCGGCAAGAAGTACCGCTTCCACCCGCTGCCGTTGCCCGGATTCCTGGCCGCCCTGGAAGCGATGGTTTGCGAAAACCCGGTGCAGCTATGCGTTCTCGAGGCGCCGACGACCGCAGAAGACTATCCGCATCTGGTTCCCCGCCTGCAGTTCGGCGACATCGTCCGGGTGCGGGCCGGCGATCAGGTCCACACGGCGGACGGCGATTTCGAACTGCAGCGCACCTGGGCGTCCGGCATCCTCGATACGGCGTTGGTGCGGTACTCCGTCTGGACCGACGAGCGCGGCGACGTATCGAGCCTCGATGTACACGCCCACCACATCGTCGTCGACGGGGGCGCCACCGGGATCATCGAAGCCGATCTCGCCCGTCACCTCGCGCGCCATCTCGCTGGCGAAACCTACGAACCACACTCTCCGGCCGCAGGTTTGGTCAAACTGGCCGAAGCTCACCGCAGGGAGCGGGCGAAGGTCGAAGAGTCGCTGGGACGGGTCGCCGATGCCGTGCAGCGTGAGCTCACCGAAGACACGCGCCTCGGTATGCAAGGACAAGGCACGTCCGGCGCTCCGGGTGCCGCGGCCAAGGGGGTCCTACGGGAAACCGTGACCGTCTCCGGCGGCGCCTTCGACGCGATCCTGCGCCTGTCGGAATCCGAGCAGGTCCCGCTCAACGTGCTGGTCGCCACCGCGGCGGTGGCGGTGGACGCGAGCATGCGGCAGAGCACCGAAACCCTGCTCGTGCACGCGGTGGACAACAGATTTGCCGACCCCGCTCTGAATGTGGCTACCTGCCTGGTCAATTCGGTTGCGCACCCGGTCAGGTTCGCTCCCTTCGTCTCGGTTCGCGACGTCGTCCGCACGGTTGATCGCGGCTACGTCAAGGCCGTCCGGCGCCGGTGGCTGCGGGAAGAGCACTACCGTCGCATGTATCTGGCGATCAACCGGACCGCGCATGTCGAGGCGTTGACGCTCAACTTCATCCGCGAGACATGCGCGCCCGCCCTGCGCCCATTCCTGACCGAAGCGCCGCTGGCGACGGATATCGGTCCGGTCGAGGGGATGACCGTGGCGACCGTGCTGGACGAAGAGCAGCGTGCCCTCAACCTGGCCATCTGGGACCGAGCGGATCTGCCCGAGCCGACGACCGAGCCGCGGGTCGCGGACCGGATCGCCGCGGCTCTCGAGGCGATGGTCAGGCTGTGGGATCAGCCGATCGCCATGGCGGTCAACGACTGGTTCCGGGTCGGAGCCGACGGTTCCCTCGACCAGAGCTCTACGGCGATCGAGGCCACGCCGCCCGCGCCTTCCTGGTTCGTCGCCGCCGGTCCGCGCGTCAATCAGACCCTGGCGCGGCGCCCCGCCATCCACCGGTGGGTGGCCTGGTTGGTACAGAACGGGAGCATGCCCGGTGACATCATCGTGCTCACCGACGACAACACCGACACGACCGTTGACTGCCTGATCGCGTGCCACCTCGCCGGCTGCGGATACAGCATCTGCGACACCAGCGACCAGCTTCCGTTGCGCGCCAACGCTATTGCCGAGCACGTCGAGGGTGCGACGACGCATGTGGTTGACGTTACTGCTGTCCGGCTGCCGGAGGCTCTGGATGACGACTTGAGCGTGCTGGCCGACGAGCGCATTCGGCAAGTGGCACAAGACCCCTCGCTCGGCGCGAAGACGGCCTACGTCATGCCGACTTCGGGCTCCACGGGGCAGCCCAAGCTGGTACGAGTCTCGCATGGGTCGCTCGCCCTGTTCTGCGCCGCGGTCACCGAGTCCTACGGATGGGGGCAGCAGGACACTGTCATGCAGTGCGCGCCGTTGACGTCCGACATCAGTGTCGAGGAAATTTTCGGTGCCGCGTTCTGCGGAGCGGAACTGGTTCGAACCACCGCGATGAAATCGGGTGACTTCGACGGGCTGGCAAGGGATTTGACCGCCAAGGACATTACCGTCGTCGACCTGCCGACCGCCGTGTGGCACCTGTTGTGCGAGGACGGCAACGCGATGGACGCGATCGGCCAGTCGCGGCTGCGCCAAATCGTGATCGGCGGTGAAGCCGTCCGCTCCGCCGCCGTCGACAAGTGGCTGAATTCCGCCGCGGCGTCCGGGGTTTCGCTGGTGTCGAGCTACGGTCCCACCGAGACCACCGTCGTCGTCACCTATCTGCCGATCACCAGCGACGGCGCGATCACCACCCCCACGGCCCGGCTACGGTTGGGGCGACCGATCGTGCCCGACACGGTGTTCCTGGCATTCGGTGAAGTCGTGATCGTCGGTGACTTGGTTTCCGACGGCTATCTGGGCGTCGACGACCGCAACTTCGGCACCGTGACCACTAGCGACGGTTCGCGGCTTCGTGCGTTCGCCACCGCCGACCGCGTGATCCTCGACGACGACGGGTTCCCGGTCTTCGCCGGCCGCAAGGACGACGTGGTCAAAGTCTCCGGCAAGCGGGTCGACATCGCGGAGATCGCCAAGCGCATTTCCGCGAACCCTGCGGTGTCCGATGTCGCCGTCGAGCTGCACAACGCCAGGCTTGGGGTGTGGTTCGAGACCGCGCGAACCCGCGAAGCCGCCGAGGATGCCGAGACGGCCGCACGAATCCGACACGTTCTGCTGAGCTCGGCGGTGTCCTCGTTCTTCGTGGTCGGTGTGCCGAACATCCCGCGCAAGCCCAACGGAAAAGTCGACAGCGACCAACTGCGGACGATGCCGCAGCTTGCCGACGCGGTGCGTGCCGATACCGACGCCGATGAGAAGGCGGTCGGTCTCGCACAGGTCTGGAGTCGGCATCTCGGGACCGTCATCCAACCGAGCTCCTCGCTGCTTGCCGAGGGCATCGGTTCGCTGGACCTGATCAGAATTCTCCCCGACACCAGAAGGTTTCTCGGGCACCAGGTTTCGATCCTCGATCTGATCAGTGCCGACACCGCGGCCAATCTGGTGGCCGACATGGCTGCTGCCAGAGGGGCGGACGCGTGGATGGACAGTGAAACCGCCGCCCAGATCGCCCGCGACCTCGAAGGGGTGCGGGCACCCGCCGCGAGTGTCGAACCCGGCCGCGGATCGGCGGAGGCAATTCTCGTGCTGGGCGCCTCCGGAATCCTCGGCACCGGGTTCGCCGGGGCCATCCTGGACCTGAAACGGTCCGGGGCTCGTTGCCCCGACGTGGTTTTGGCCGCGAGGTCAGAACTTTGCGAGCACGACCCGTGGGTGGCTCTCCGCGATGTCGACGGGGTGCGGGTGGAACGGCTCCCCGCCGACTTAGGCGCCGCGGAAGTCGCCGCTCTGTTGCGCGACTGCAACGCTGGGACGGTCATCAACTGCATCGGCAACACCAACGTGCTGGTTCCGTATCGCGACCTTCGCCCGGCGAACGTGGAACTGGTTTCCGCCCTCGTCGACGTGTGCGCCAAACGCGGTGTCCGGCTGGTGCATCTGTCCACCTTCGTCGTCGGTGCCGATGTCACCGCGCCGGAAGTCACGGATCCGCGCAACGCTCCTTATCCCTACGCGGCCTCCAAGTCGCTGGCAGAACTGGTCGTTGCCGGTGCGGCGGAGGCGCTGGACTTCACCATCGTGCGTTTGCCCCGGGTGCTCGGCGAGGACTATCAGCTGCGGGACTCCACGGACATCCTGGTCTCGGTCGCGGACGCCTGTGCGGCGCTGGGCGCATACCCGGCGTTGACGCTGACCGAAGAGGTCACCACCGGCCGTGCCGTAGCGGCCGCGATCCTGGGTCTGGTGCCGGAGGTGTCAGGCGCGACCGAGTTGGGGCGCGGGATTGCCGTGGCCCGGGGTGAGGCCGTAAATTACGCCGGCCTGCTCAGCGGGTTCGCGCCTGACGAACTCGATGTGGCGGAGTGGAAGCGGCGGCTTGACGACAGCGACTGGGCCAAGTCCAACCCCCGCAGATGGTCGGTGGTGGACGGCTGGGTGAGCTTGGGCATGAGGATGGGCGCCCGCTCTTACGCCGAATATCTCGCGGACTACCCCACCCTCCCGCTCGGGCTGGAAACCGTCACGGAACTGGTCGCGCAGCCACAACCGATTGCGACCCTGCTGGCGCAGCGGTTTCAGACCGCCTGA
- a CDS encoding acyl carrier protein has protein sequence MRARVLAAVCDVLYIDEADLTDGDATDLRDLGLDSVRFVLLMKKLDVNRESEVPSRLAKNLSIAGWVRELEALHEHG, from the coding sequence ATCAGGGCGAGAGTCCTGGCTGCCGTCTGCGATGTGCTGTACATCGACGAGGCCGATCTCACCGATGGTGACGCGACCGACCTGCGCGACCTCGGTTTGGACTCCGTTCGGTTCGTTCTGCTGATGAAGAAGCTCGACGTCAACCGGGAGTCCGAAGTGCCGTCCCGACTGGCCAAGAACCTGTCGATCGCGGGATGGGTTCGGGAGCTGGAGGCTCTGCATGAGCACGGCTGA
- the fadD10 gene encoding fatty acid--CoA ligase FadD10, translating to MSHLPSTVLERIFDQARQRPQEIALRRCDGRSALRYCELVTEVNSLAAALRAQSVSPGSRIIVLSDNGPETYLSVLACAKIGAIAVMVDGNLPPATIARFSQLTTPSAVLITPGSRTGASALPESLHSIPALTVDLNVEARDRAAATDVADLPVGTNFGADDPLAMIFTSGTTGEPKAVLLANRTFLAVPDILRDAGLDWITWVDGETTYSPLPATHIGGMWWILTCLMRGGVCITGGETTTSLLEILTSNEVATTCVVPTLLSKLVSELKSGGGRVPSLRLVGYGGSRAIASDVGFIEAVGVRTAQVYGLSETGCTALCLPTDRGSIAKIEAGAVGRPYPGVEVYLARPGGPHESGPTAPNAAPSAACGTLWIKSPANMLGYWNNPERTHEVLVDGWVNTGDLLERREDGFFYIRGRSAEMFISGGVNIAPDEVDRIAEGATGVREAACYEIPDPEFGALVGLAVVPTVPAKELDEPAARKLKQVIAARFRQQSEAIARPSTIAIVAEIPRTPSGKIMRASLAASVGHANAGVAAHG from the coding sequence ATGTCTCACTTGCCATCTACCGTCTTGGAACGGATCTTCGATCAGGCGCGGCAGCGGCCGCAGGAAATTGCCTTGCGCCGGTGCGACGGAAGAAGCGCGCTACGGTACTGCGAACTGGTCACCGAAGTAAACAGTCTTGCCGCAGCCCTTCGGGCGCAATCGGTTTCGCCGGGATCTCGGATAATCGTCCTCTCGGACAATGGACCCGAGACATACCTGTCGGTGCTTGCCTGCGCGAAGATCGGGGCGATCGCGGTGATGGTCGACGGCAATCTGCCGCCGGCCACCATCGCCCGCTTCAGCCAACTCACCACGCCGAGCGCGGTTCTCATCACGCCCGGCAGCAGAACCGGCGCGTCCGCGCTGCCGGAATCCCTGCACTCGATTCCGGCGCTCACCGTCGACCTGAACGTCGAGGCGAGAGACCGCGCGGCCGCTACGGATGTCGCCGATCTCCCCGTGGGCACGAATTTCGGTGCCGACGATCCGCTGGCGATGATCTTCACCAGCGGGACGACGGGCGAGCCGAAGGCCGTGCTGTTGGCCAACCGCACCTTCCTGGCCGTCCCGGACATCCTGCGCGATGCGGGCCTGGACTGGATCACCTGGGTCGACGGCGAAACCACCTACTCACCGCTGCCGGCGACCCATATCGGCGGGATGTGGTGGATACTCACCTGTTTGATGCGCGGAGGGGTGTGCATCACCGGCGGTGAGACCACCACATCCCTGCTGGAGATCCTCACCAGCAACGAGGTGGCGACGACCTGCGTTGTGCCGACGCTGCTTTCGAAGCTGGTCAGCGAGCTGAAGTCCGGTGGCGGCAGGGTTCCGTCGCTGCGACTGGTTGGCTACGGCGGTTCCCGCGCCATCGCGTCCGACGTCGGCTTTATCGAAGCGGTGGGCGTTCGGACCGCACAGGTCTACGGGCTGAGCGAAACCGGCTGCACCGCCCTGTGCTTGCCGACCGATCGAGGATCCATCGCCAAGATCGAGGCCGGTGCGGTGGGCCGGCCCTACCCGGGCGTCGAGGTGTATCTGGCCAGGCCGGGCGGGCCGCACGAGTCGGGGCCCACCGCCCCGAACGCCGCGCCCTCCGCAGCCTGCGGCACGCTCTGGATCAAGTCGCCGGCAAACATGCTGGGGTATTGGAACAACCCGGAGCGGACCCACGAGGTCCTGGTCGACGGCTGGGTCAACACCGGTGACCTGCTGGAGCGGCGCGAAGACGGGTTCTTCTACATCAGGGGACGGTCAGCGGAGATGTTCATCTCCGGCGGGGTGAACATCGCCCCCGACGAGGTGGACCGGATCGCCGAAGGCGCCACGGGTGTGCGCGAGGCCGCCTGCTACGAGATTCCGGACCCGGAGTTCGGGGCCCTGGTCGGCCTTGCCGTCGTCCCTACCGTCCCGGCGAAGGAGCTGGACGAACCGGCGGCCCGTAAGCTCAAGCAAGTGATCGCGGCGCGTTTTCGGCAACAATCGGAGGCGATCGCGCGGCCGTCAACCATCGCGATCGTCGCCGAGATTCCGCGGACACCGTCCGGCAAGATCATGCGCGCCTCGTTGGCCGCATCCGTCGGCCACGCCAACGCCGGGGTGGCCGCCCATGGCTGA
- a CDS encoding FcoT family thioesterase: MSTITLSPSTQARAEFTDISETAPIEEHLLVKVLEPYAYKGCRYLIDANYKATPDSVLAYGNFSINEPAYIRATGHFNAVELIMCFNQLAYSAFAPAVLNEEIPELRGWSISDYFDFQLPSMLIKNTASRFKRMIHTQKFSARMLCNNFEVIERRLRYLQIQCGIEFWDEYGGSASGEVELAVLNIP; this comes from the coding sequence ATGAGTACCATCACTTTGTCCCCGTCCACCCAGGCGCGGGCAGAATTCACCGACATCAGCGAAACCGCCCCGATCGAGGAGCACTTGCTCGTCAAGGTTCTCGAGCCTTACGCCTACAAGGGATGCCGTTATCTCATTGACGCCAATTACAAAGCGACGCCCGATTCGGTCCTCGCCTACGGCAATTTCAGCATCAATGAGCCCGCCTACATACGAGCCACCGGGCATTTCAACGCGGTGGAACTCATCATGTGCTTCAACCAACTCGCCTACAGCGCGTTCGCGCCGGCGGTCCTCAACGAGGAGATCCCGGAGTTGCGTGGCTGGTCGATTTCGGACTACTTCGACTTCCAGCTGCCGAGCATGTTGATCAAGAACACCGCCTCGCGCTTCAAGCGGATGATTCATACCCAGAAGTTCTCCGCACGCATGCTGTGCAACAACTTCGAGGTGATCGAGCGCAGGCTGCGCTACCTGCAGATCCAGTGCGGCATCGAGTTCTGGGACGAGTACGGCGGGTCGGCCTCCGGCGAGGTCGAGCTGGCGGTCCTCAATATCCCGTAA